Proteins from one Phytoactinopolyspora mesophila genomic window:
- a CDS encoding betaine/proline/choline family ABC transporter ATP-binding protein (Members of the family are the ATP-binding subunit of ABC transporters for substrates such as betaine, L-proline or other amino acids, choline, carnitine, etc. The substrate specificity is best determined from the substrate-binding subunit, rather than this subunit, as it interacts with the permease subunit and not with substrate directly.), with product MTIKIQLNELTKRFTGQADPAVDALSMDIPEGEIVIFVGPSGCGKTTTMKLINRLIEPSSGRIILDDEDVTKVNPDQLRRRIGYVIQQIGLYPHMTIAENIATVPKMLGWSKKRIAERVDELLSLVSLEPRTFAHRYPKELSGGQRQRVGVARAMGGDPDVMLMDEPFGAIDPINRDRLQNEFLRIQSEIKKTIVFVTHDIDEAIKMGNRIAILGDQSRIQQYDTPESILVSPANDFVADFIGRGAALKRCDLSRVEDIELTHWPTVDESASREEARRLIQQSDKGAALVLDTQQRPRRWVGLDHLLRGGDQPLSEIGLPADAVVRPSATLGDTLNEMLTARYASAIVVDGDGAYLGVVDIESINEAVRGMRAAERKRLRDQLEPEQASGG from the coding sequence ATGACCATAAAGATCCAGCTCAACGAGCTCACCAAACGGTTCACCGGCCAAGCCGATCCGGCCGTCGACGCACTGTCGATGGACATCCCCGAAGGGGAGATCGTCATCTTCGTCGGGCCGTCGGGCTGTGGCAAAACCACGACGATGAAGCTGATCAACCGGCTGATCGAACCGTCGTCGGGGCGCATCATCCTCGACGACGAAGACGTCACCAAGGTGAACCCGGACCAGCTCCGCCGGCGGATCGGCTACGTGATCCAGCAAATCGGCCTGTACCCACATATGACGATCGCCGAGAACATCGCCACGGTGCCGAAGATGCTCGGCTGGTCGAAGAAACGCATCGCCGAGCGGGTCGATGAGCTGCTGAGCCTGGTTAGCCTCGAGCCGAGAACGTTCGCGCACCGCTACCCCAAGGAGCTTTCCGGCGGGCAACGCCAGCGGGTCGGTGTGGCCCGGGCCATGGGAGGCGACCCCGACGTCATGCTGATGGACGAACCCTTCGGCGCCATCGACCCGATCAACCGGGACCGGCTGCAGAACGAGTTCCTGCGTATCCAGAGCGAGATCAAGAAGACCATCGTCTTCGTCACCCACGACATCGACGAAGCCATCAAGATGGGCAACCGGATCGCGATCCTGGGTGATCAGTCGCGGATCCAGCAGTACGACACCCCAGAGTCGATCCTGGTCAGCCCGGCCAACGATTTCGTGGCCGACTTCATCGGGCGCGGTGCCGCCTTGAAACGTTGCGACCTCTCCCGCGTCGAGGACATCGAGCTGACCCACTGGCCGACCGTCGACGAATCTGCCAGCCGTGAGGAGGCCCGCAGGCTCATCCAGCAGAGCGACAAGGGGGCCGCCCTTGTCCTGGACACCCAGCAGCGTCCTCGCCGATGGGTTGGCTTGGACCATTTGCTCCGAGGCGGCGACCAACCGTTGTCAGAGATCGGGCTCCCCGCCGACGCCGTCGTCCGGCCCTCGGCCACTCTCGGCGACACGTTGAACGAAATGCTGACCGCCCGGTACGCGTCCGCGATCGTCGTCGACGGCGACGGGGCCTACCTCGGCGTCGTCGACATCGAGTCGATCAACGAAGCCGTACGCGGAATGCGCGCCGCAGAGCGGAAACGCCTGCGTGACCAGCTCGAGCCAGAACAGGCCAGTGGGGGGTGA
- a CDS encoding ABC transporter permease: MTFLEYLSRRWEHLFELTVDHAAVTLLSVGISALIGVTLGLAVYRTDRPREIVIAITAIFLTIPSLALFGLFMPIFGLGWTSVVIALVMYGLLPIVRNTVVGLREVDSAIVESAQGMGMSRTRRLLRIELPLAWPVIMTGIRVSTVIIVGIAAIGAYINGPGLGNDIFRALANIGSPQALNITLGAFFCIIVLAILFDLFYVLVTRLTMSRGLR, encoded by the coding sequence ATGACCTTTCTCGAGTATCTGTCCCGTCGCTGGGAACACCTCTTCGAGCTGACGGTCGATCATGCCGCGGTGACCCTCCTGTCCGTGGGGATCTCGGCACTGATCGGGGTGACACTCGGGCTCGCGGTCTACCGCACCGACCGGCCCCGCGAGATCGTGATCGCGATCACGGCGATCTTCCTGACGATTCCCTCGCTAGCGCTCTTCGGACTGTTCATGCCGATCTTCGGCCTCGGCTGGACGTCCGTGGTGATAGCGCTCGTCATGTACGGACTGCTCCCGATCGTGCGCAACACCGTCGTCGGACTGCGGGAGGTGGACTCGGCGATCGTGGAATCCGCCCAAGGCATGGGTATGAGCCGAACGAGGCGGCTGTTGCGAATCGAACTGCCCTTGGCCTGGCCGGTCATCATGACGGGCATCCGGGTCTCGACGGTGATCATCGTGGGCATCGCGGCTATCGGCGCTTACATCAACGGTCCCGGACTCGGCAACGACATCTTCCGGGCGCTGGCCAACATCGGCAGTCCGCAGGCCTTGAACATCACGCTCGGCGCGTTCTTCTGCATTATCGTGCTGGCCATCCTGTTCGACCTCTTCTACGTCCTGGTGACCCGACTGACCATGTCCCGGGGGCTCAGATGA
- a CDS encoding ParB N-terminal domain-containing protein, with translation MSEECGRIELDRAVNSIRVGHRHRHEMGDLDGLAASISQRGLLQPITISPDGVLVCGARRLAAVKQLGWRRVNVWVRSGISSKLEELLAEQDENMMRKPLTPTEAATLYQELKAILADDAARRRRATQFGARTQRSSSSGPATVAAPSGDARVLAAHTITGRKSYTSLERISEMQRIAEDTALPPSVRAYAKAEIKALDSDRNVARHFAATKAAVGTARAVQLTSPVRTPPAPRRHRLRAFRLLLNDVSDWTTHYDPGEIGRGLTDDEWVNFEAVVAATVAFAERARKARTAAAGSQK, from the coding sequence ATGAGTGAGGAATGCGGACGTATCGAACTCGACCGGGCGGTCAACTCCATCCGGGTCGGTCACCGGCATCGCCACGAAATGGGCGACCTCGACGGTCTGGCCGCGTCGATCAGTCAGCGTGGCCTGCTCCAGCCGATCACGATCAGTCCTGACGGGGTCCTTGTTTGCGGAGCACGGCGTCTCGCCGCGGTCAAACAGCTCGGCTGGCGCCGAGTCAACGTATGGGTGCGCTCCGGGATCTCGAGCAAGCTCGAGGAACTGCTTGCGGAGCAGGACGAGAACATGATGCGCAAGCCCCTGACACCCACCGAAGCCGCGACGCTCTATCAAGAACTCAAGGCGATCTTGGCCGACGACGCCGCTCGCCGCCGCCGTGCCACCCAGTTCGGCGCGCGGACGCAAAGGTCCAGCTCATCCGGACCCGCCACCGTGGCGGCACCGTCCGGTGACGCCCGCGTGCTGGCCGCACACACCATCACCGGGCGCAAGTCGTACACCAGCCTGGAGCGAATCTCGGAGATGCAGCGCATCGCCGAGGACACCGCACTACCGCCCTCGGTCCGCGCATACGCCAAAGCGGAGATCAAGGCGCTGGACTCCGACCGCAACGTGGCACGCCATTTCGCGGCGACCAAGGCGGCCGTCGGCACGGCGCGCGCGGTTCAGCTCACGTCTCCGGTCCGGACTCCCCCGGCACCACGGCGGCATCGGCTTCGCGCGTTCCGGCTGCTGCTCAACGACGTGAGCGATTGGACCACCCATTACGACCCTGGCGAGATCGGCCGTGGCCTCACCGACGACGAGTGGGTCAACTTCGAGGCCGTGGTTGCCGCCACCGTCGCCTTCGCCGAACGAGCCAGGAAAGCACGCACGGCAGCCGCCGGGTCTCAGAAATGA